GGGAACATTAGCAGCCTTCATAGTCCTGAGgtatttaattattaaaaaaattcataagAGTCAGGGAACCATGCCAAGCTGATGCTGCAGCTTGAACTTTATTGTAAACACAACCACACCTAAAACTGCATGACAACAATGCTGAGTCATCAGACAAAATATGATCGctaagcaaaaacaaaactgagTAGAGAATAATCAGTTTTTCAGAAACCTTTACTGTACAAAGAAACATATCAAGGGAGGGTGGGTAGGGAAGGGCAAGCCAAACAGATGGCAACAAATGAATTGGATTCTGACAGGTCATTCGACCAGAATTTCCCAcactgcccccccccccccccaaccccctGCACTTGACCCCAATCCAGCAGCCAACATTTTAATCTTTTCTTAATTCTGTAGGCATTCATTGCTACAAAAGCCAACCCCTGGACTGAGAAAGGTCTGTCAGGATTTAAAGGATTTAAATGttcttttttacttttggtCACCACATGGCACTACAATATCTTTCTAAACTTTATGTTGCCAGCAAAGGGCAAGTGTCAGGATGAATACGCCTTTTGCCTTAAGTCTCTGCCATTTGTTTGAATTCTACTCATTTTTTGCGAAAGCTAATGCTATGGAGAATTTACAGTGAGAGAAGCTGTTACAGTAAGAGTTGAGGGTTTCATGGAAAACAGAATAATTTGGTTTATTGAATTCATGTATAATTTCCAGACTTTCTGTTGATCGTAATGGCAAAAGTTAAATAACTAATTGTAGTGATTATGTCTTTGTTATTTTTGGAACTGCTTAATAAGAGGAAGACACCAGTACAATAGCAAACAGTTAGCAGAGGGTCAGTTCTGTGTACCCAGTACTCACACAAAATATGTTATTAATACTGTTATTTTAAAGGTTTGAAGTATGATGGTGTGGTGGAGCAGATGAATGTGTCACTTGAAAGACTCAAAAAAGACTGTGTGGATTTATTTTACCTACATGCCCCCGATCATGCAACACCTATTGAAGAAACCTTGGCAGCTGTAAATCACCTTTACAGAGGTATCATTTTACTGTGAGATCTTTACAATAAAAGACAGTGagtttttctagaaaaaaaaaaaaagaaaagaaaaatcatcATTTTGTTGATTTTATGGTGATCATAGTTCTTGTCTTGTCTGTGAGAATAATATGTTTTGACTGTGAAACCTAGAAAATCTGACTTTCATAATGGATGCATTGGGTTTATTCCCTTTTGTTTCATCTGTTTCCTACAGAggggaaattcaaatcttttgGTTTGTCAAATTATGCTTCTTGGCAAGTGGTAAGTATCACATATTGACTGGACCTCTACTTCTTCCTATGCATGTCTCTTTCTGTTCAAAAGATAATCTGGttagtctatttttttttagagagCAGGGAAGTTACCTCCAGGATTCAGGGTGTGGGTTTATTTGCAATATTTCTATTTTGTAGCAGGTATGAGTGTGAAGGGAAGGGAGAATGAGAAAGGAATGCTTCTAAAAATGTCCCATTATACACACAAAAGGCTGCTAATCTTTTAAAAAGGACTGTTCTTTGATAATTTTCAGGCAGAAATTTACTACCTATGCAAGCAGAATAACTATCCATTGCCAACCTTTTACCAAGGCATGTACAACTCAGTCACAAGGTTAGAAGTCCAGATTTATTACAAACATATACCCCCTTTCATTCAACcttgtttttcaatttcaatttgttttcatgattATTAAAACACTATGCGTGTTTAATTTGAGGGTTGATTCAGTGCCTTAAAATACATTCCTGATTGATAATTTGTAGACTTCACCTCTCTTCATTTGAAGATATAGGGTGAGTTCTGGCTGGGGAGATATACCTTAAAAGTTTTAAAGGAAACTGTCATTATACCTTTGTTAGACAGGTAGAAGAAGAATTGTTCCCATGCCTTAGAAGATTTGAAATAGCTTTCTATGCATACAATCCGGTAAGTCAGTATTTGGTCCAAATCAACTTGTGCAATGTTTCCAACATGTTTGATATCACCCTTGATTGTTCCTAGCTCGCAGGTGGTCTGTTGACAGGGAAACATCACTTTGAAGATAGAGAGAACAGCATGATCCAACATGGCCGCTATTCAGGAACAGGACCTTGGTCTGATGTGTATGTAGTTCATGccttaaataaaaaatatatttcttcctGAGATTATTTTAGTGGATGAGATAAGGTACCTTTTCATAAGTTGTGGATACACATACTCAGGAATAGAGAGAGAATTTAGTCAGGCACAACTTGTTTATCTTTGGGATTTACCAAGGCCATCTCCGATGGCTTAACCTTCAGATAAGTGTCTATTCTAGGCCACACATCCTTAGCTTAACTTATTTTGGACATTTTGTTTTTGCCACTGCAGGTATTTGAAGCGTTATTGGAAGAAACCACTTTTCAAACTAATAGACCAACTAAAGCTTACTCTAGATAGTATTTATGGTGTTGGGAAAGTGTCATTGGTTGATGCATCCATAAGGTGGATGTACCATCACTCCAAAATGGATGGTGCAAATGGCGATGCTGTTATTATCGGAGCCTCATCAGTCAAACACTTGAGAGAGAACCTTGAGAGTACAAAACAGGGTCCATTACACGAAGGTTAGACCTAGTTTCTTTTGTTCCTTGCCTTAACTGCCTCCAAAAGAGGAAGATATCTTTTGCTGTACTGTGTTTTGATAGAGCaatataaaaaattattttgaagtgATTGTCAAAAGTAATTAGATGATTGCAATAAATTGGTATGTTTGGTGATTGGCTAAAGAATCTTGTGCCAGTTATTCAAACAGTGAGAGGCAAAACCAATGGCACCTTGTAGGCCAGATTTGTGCTGCACTTTCAGCAATTTACAGATAATTGCCAggagttctgattggttcatcatgCTTTGTGCTCccattgtgattggtcagagtaattactTTGATATTGGTTTTTAAACATTTGTTTGAAAACCGTTCTACTGTGAAAATTTCTCATATCATTCTTGAAAGTGTGCAACCAGAagcaatggcaaataaaattagtAATATTGTGACTTGCTTCTGACCtttctgaaagaaaaatgttaagCCAGGACTACATATTAAGAGCAGAAACAAATCCAGGTTTCCAGTTTCATTTGGACAGCCCTGTTCACAGGATTCccttcttttctttaatttagaGGGGAAAAAAATAAACCTGAAAAACGAGGTTGGCTTTTGAGCTTGTTTTTGTTGAGAGAGCCTAACATTTTGAGAAAGTCAGTCATGTGC
The Acropora muricata isolate sample 2 chromosome 3, ASM3666990v1, whole genome shotgun sequence genome window above contains:
- the LOC136910445 gene encoding aflatoxin B1 aldehyde reductase member 4-like; this encodes MSFCGKVFAFMVQSSTKYVQSNQFKFSAYKFFSRHLRKMVTVPVKTSIGCMEFGRQCSAEQVEEFVKLCMEKGIYDFDTAYMYTGGKSEEIMGNISSLHSPEAFIATKANPWTEKGLKYDGVVEQMNVSLERLKKDCVDLFYLHAPDHATPIEETLAAVNHLYREGKFKSFGLSNYASWQVAEIYYLCKQNNYPLPTFYQGMYNSVTRQVEEELFPCLRRFEIAFYAYNPLAGGLLTGKHHFEDRENSMIQHGRYSGTGPWSDVYLKRYWKKPLFKLIDQLKLTLDSIYGVGKVSLVDASIRWMYHHSKMDGANGDAVIIGASSVKHLRENLESTKQGPLHEDVVKIFEEAWGEIKGDCPLYFR